The following are from one region of the Cetobacterium somerae genome:
- the clpB gene encoding ATP-dependent chaperone ClpB: MNPNNFTENSMLALTDAQTIAQTYMQQSIKPEILALALVAHKEGLIVRVLTKMGVNTNSLQNSLEDLCNKLPKIQGATNTSIGLDSKTNEILMEAQKLMQLMGDSYISVEHIFLSLLDNTSFLAKLGIDRILFEKTILEIRGNKKVDSPNPEVKYEVLEKYGRDLVELARQGKIDPIIGRDSEIRRTIQIISRRTKNNPVLIGEPGVGKTAIAEGFAQRILNGDVPDSLKNKKVFSLDMGSLIAGAKFRGEFEERLKAVLKEVEDSNGEIILFIDEIHTIVGAGKSDGAMDAGNLLKPMLARGEIKVIGATTLDEYRKYIEKDPALERRFQVVMVNEPTVEDTISILRGIKEKFEVYHGIRITDGAIVEAAVLSHRYIPDRQLPDKAIDLIDEAAAMIRTEMDSMPEELDQLTRKVMQLEIEKEALKKETDPYSKERLEILEKELSSLTEQKSLLKAQWENEKQDLNKVKDIKAEIEKVKLEILEAERKYDLNRLAELKYGKLATLEKELIKEQERLEEVPINKLVKQEVGVEEISEVISKWTGIPLSKLMESEKEKLLKLEDNLNARVIGQEEAVKAVSETILRARAGLKDPNRPIGSFVFLGPTGVGKTYLAKSLAYFLFDDEENVIRIDMSEYMDKFSVTRLIGAPPGYVGYEEGGQLTEVVRRKPYSVILFDEIEKAHPDTFNILLQVLDDGRLTDGQGKVVDFKNTLIIMTSNIGSHLILEDPSLKEETRFNINQMLLSNFRPEFLNRIDETIIFRGLGLKEIKNIVRQLLKALENKLKDRKINFKITDNAAEFLAKTAYDPQFGARPLRRYIQKYIETEIAKIILKGDVKERETVEVDYKDEELIFNIIH, from the coding sequence ATGAATCCGAATAATTTTACAGAAAACTCGATGCTTGCATTAACTGATGCACAAACTATTGCTCAAACTTATATGCAGCAAAGCATTAAACCCGAAATTTTAGCACTAGCTTTAGTTGCTCATAAAGAGGGATTAATTGTTAGAGTTTTAACAAAAATGGGAGTTAATACAAATTCTTTACAAAATAGTTTAGAAGATCTTTGTAATAAACTTCCAAAAATTCAAGGAGCTACTAATACTTCAATTGGATTAGACTCTAAAACAAATGAAATTTTAATGGAAGCTCAAAAGCTTATGCAATTAATGGGAGATTCATATATTAGTGTAGAACATATATTTCTCTCTTTACTTGACAACACTAGTTTTTTAGCAAAATTAGGAATTGACCGTATTCTATTTGAAAAAACTATTTTAGAGATTAGAGGAAATAAAAAAGTTGATTCTCCTAATCCTGAAGTTAAATATGAAGTTTTAGAAAAATATGGTCGAGATTTAGTTGAGTTAGCTCGTCAAGGTAAAATTGACCCTATTATAGGTCGTGATAGTGAAATTAGAAGAACTATCCAAATTATTTCTAGAAGAACTAAGAACAATCCCGTATTAATTGGTGAACCTGGAGTAGGTAAAACTGCTATTGCTGAAGGTTTTGCACAAAGAATATTAAATGGAGACGTTCCAGACTCTTTAAAAAATAAAAAGGTTTTCTCTTTAGATATGGGTTCACTAATTGCTGGTGCTAAATTTAGAGGAGAATTTGAAGAGCGTTTAAAAGCTGTTTTAAAAGAAGTTGAAGATTCTAACGGTGAAATTATTCTATTTATAGATGAAATACATACAATCGTTGGAGCTGGAAAATCTGATGGTGCCATGGATGCTGGTAACTTACTAAAACCTATGTTAGCAAGAGGAGAAATAAAAGTTATTGGAGCAACAACATTAGATGAATATAGAAAATATATTGAAAAAGATCCAGCTTTAGAGAGACGTTTCCAAGTAGTTATGGTTAATGAACCAACTGTTGAAGATACAATCTCTATTTTAAGAGGTATCAAAGAGAAATTTGAAGTTTATCATGGTATAAGAATAACTGATGGTGCTATTGTTGAGGCTGCTGTTCTTAGTCATAGATATATTCCTGATAGACAATTGCCTGATAAAGCAATTGACCTTATAGATGAAGCTGCAGCTATGATTAGAACAGAGATGGACTCTATGCCAGAAGAGTTAGATCAATTAACAAGAAAAGTTATGCAATTGGAAATTGAAAAGGAAGCTCTAAAAAAAGAAACTGATCCGTATTCTAAAGAAAGACTAGAAATTTTAGAAAAAGAACTTTCTAGCTTAACAGAACAGAAATCACTTTTAAAAGCACAATGGGAAAACGAAAAACAAGATTTAAATAAAGTTAAAGATATTAAAGCTGAAATTGAAAAAGTTAAACTTGAAATTTTAGAAGCTGAAAGAAAATACGATTTAAATAGATTAGCTGAATTGAAATATGGTAAATTAGCTACTCTTGAAAAAGAACTTATAAAAGAGCAAGAGCGCCTTGAAGAAGTTCCAATTAATAAACTTGTTAAACAAGAAGTTGGAGTTGAAGAAATTTCAGAAGTTATATCTAAATGGACAGGTATTCCACTTTCTAAACTTATGGAAAGTGAAAAGGAGAAACTTTTAAAATTAGAAGATAACTTAAATGCTAGAGTTATTGGACAAGAAGAAGCTGTTAAAGCCGTATCTGAAACTATTTTAAGAGCTCGTGCTGGACTTAAAGACCCTAATAGACCAATTGGATCTTTCGTATTTTTAGGACCTACTGGTGTTGGTAAAACTTACTTAGCTAAATCTCTAGCTTACTTCCTATTTGATGATGAAGAAAATGTAATAAGAATAGATATGAGTGAATATATGGATAAATTTTCGGTTACTAGATTAATTGGTGCCCCTCCAGGATATGTTGGTTATGAAGAGGGTGGACAGTTAACTGAAGTAGTTAGAAGAAAACCATACTCTGTTATTCTTTTCGATGAAATTGAAAAAGCTCATCCTGATACTTTCAATATACTTTTACAGGTTTTAGATGATGGTAGATTAACTGATGGCCAAGGAAAAGTTGTTGACTTTAAAAATACTTTAATTATTATGACATCTAATATTGGAAGTCATTTAATTTTAGAAGACCCTAGTTTAAAAGAGGAAACTAGATTTAATATTAATCAAATGCTCCTTTCTAATTTTAGACCTGAATTTTTAAATAGAATAGATGAAACTATAATATTTAGAGGTCTTGGACTTAAAGAGATTAAAAATATTGTTCGTCAACTTTTAAAAGCTTTAGAAAATAAATTAAAAGATAGAAAAATCAATTTTAAAATTACTGATAATGCTGCTGAATTTTTAGCTAAAACTGCATATGATCCTCAATTTGGTGCTAGACCATTAAGAAGATATATTCAAAAATATATTGAAACTGAAATAGCTAAAATTATCTTAAAAGGAGATGTTAAAGAAAGAGAAACTGTCGAAGTTGACTATAAAGATGAAGAACTTATCTTTAATATTATTCATTAG
- a CDS encoding cell division protein SepF, with amino-acid sequence MADFDIIFLKPTRFEDCLKCVEHIKSEKIVHINLCDLDSEKSQRVLDFISGAVHIQEGQIINPGDKIYCSIPKNKSYELDYKDLSNNITNPRFDEEEEIIPRYHRR; translated from the coding sequence ATGGCAGATTTTGATATAATTTTTTTAAAGCCCACTAGATTCGAGGATTGTTTAAAATGCGTAGAGCATATAAAGTCTGAAAAGATAGTTCATATAAATTTATGTGATTTAGATTCTGAGAAATCTCAGAGAGTTCTAGATTTTATTAGCGGGGCTGTACATATACAAGAGGGACAAATAATTAATCCAGGAGATAAAATATATTGTTCAATTCCAAAAAATAAGTCATATGAGTTAGATTATAAAGATTTATCAAATAATATAACAAATCCAAGATTTGATGAAGAGGAAGAGATTATTCCAAGATACCATAGAAGATAA
- a CDS encoding DHH family phosphoesterase: protein MKEIKEKIEQSNNIIIVGHVNPDGDTVGAGLALLLGLEKKYPEKQIDFVLQDDVPKNIAFLKGCDKIKKTEDVINPNYDLAIFVDSATVERVGKVAKLIGDIFKINIDHHISNPKYGDINVVKDISSTSEIMYSILKDLNIEITLEMGEAIYLGLVNDTGNFAHSNVTDKTFLVASELMRIGVNNNKIVNDFFKTKSYERMRVLGKALSEMVFVEEKKLMYFYLSYEALKNLNAIKDDTEGIVEELINYSGSEVSLFLREEESGKIKGSLRSKHDVDVNKIAGIFGGGGHIKAAGFTTELSLEEIIKKVVENL from the coding sequence ATGAAAGAAATAAAGGAAAAGATAGAGCAAAGCAATAATATAATTATTGTAGGCCATGTAAACCCAGATGGAGATACAGTAGGGGCTGGATTAGCTCTTTTATTAGGACTTGAAAAAAAATATCCAGAGAAACAAATAGATTTTGTTTTACAAGATGATGTTCCAAAGAATATAGCATTTTTAAAGGGATGTGACAAAATAAAAAAAACAGAGGATGTCATAAATCCAAATTATGATTTAGCTATTTTTGTAGATTCTGCTACAGTGGAAAGAGTTGGGAAAGTTGCGAAATTAATAGGAGATATATTTAAAATAAATATAGATCACCACATAAGTAATCCAAAGTATGGAGATATAAATGTAGTGAAAGATATTTCTTCAACTTCGGAAATTATGTATTCAATTTTAAAAGACTTGAATATAGAGATTACTTTAGAAATGGGTGAAGCAATTTATTTAGGATTAGTAAATGATACAGGAAACTTTGCTCATAGTAATGTAACAGATAAAACATTTTTGGTAGCTTCTGAATTAATGAGAATAGGTGTAAACAACAATAAAATTGTAAATGATTTTTTTAAAACAAAATCTTATGAAAGAATGAGGGTTCTAGGAAAAGCATTAAGTGAAATGGTCTTTGTAGAGGAAAAGAAATTAATGTATTTTTATTTATCGTATGAAGCATTAAAAAATTTAAATGCTATAAAAGATGATACAGAAGGCATTGTAGAAGAATTAATTAACTATAGTGGTAGTGAAGTTTCTTTATTTTTAAGAGAAGAGGAAAGTGGAAAAATAAAAGGAAGTTTAAGAAGTAAACATGATGTAGATGTAAATAAAATAGCAGGAATTTTTGGTGGTGGAGGACATATAAAAGCAGCTGGATTTACAACAGAGCTTTCACTAGAGGAAATTATAAAAAAAGTAGTAGAAAACTTATAA
- a CDS encoding YitT family protein, with amino-acid sequence MKRNKFKILREYIYIYIGTLIASIAINAFLVPSNLAPGGATGLSILINYITGIPVGTLIFVINIPLFIIGVKIFGKSYGAKTLAGISFLSLNVELIKKIIPEIDKIIDFTNPSNIFLGTLYGGLLMGIGLGTVIKNGGTTGGSDIISGILNKFFRIPIGQALILIDSTVVLLAAYIFGAEKALYALINLYATGIVINKLINGLGNAKMAYIVTSEVEKVRKIIVEDLGKTGNYYQAEALYSKNRRDVVTTVLRNREIFLLKELITEVDKEAFVVVSDVHEVLGRGYTFDIDSALKNRKEK; translated from the coding sequence TTGAAAAGAAATAAATTTAAGATTTTGAGAGAGTATATTTATATTTATATAGGGACATTAATTGCTTCAATAGCTATAAATGCATTCTTAGTCCCATCTAATTTGGCACCAGGTGGAGCAACAGGTCTTTCAATCTTAATAAACTATATAACAGGAATACCTGTAGGGACATTAATATTTGTTATAAATATACCACTATTTATAATAGGAGTTAAAATTTTTGGAAAATCTTATGGAGCTAAAACTTTAGCTGGAATTTCATTTTTATCTTTGAATGTTGAATTAATAAAAAAGATTATACCTGAAATAGATAAGATTATAGATTTTACTAATCCCAGTAATATTTTTCTAGGAACTCTATATGGAGGACTTTTAATGGGAATTGGATTAGGAACAGTTATAAAAAATGGTGGAACAACAGGTGGGAGTGACATAATTTCAGGAATTTTAAATAAATTTTTTAGAATTCCAATAGGTCAAGCATTAATACTAATAGATTCAACAGTAGTTTTACTAGCTGCATATATTTTTGGTGCAGAAAAAGCATTGTATGCATTAATAAATTTATATGCAACAGGAATAGTTATAAATAAGTTAATTAATGGTTTAGGTAACGCAAAAATGGCCTATATAGTGACTTCTGAAGTTGAAAAAGTGCGAAAAATAATTGTTGAGGATTTAGGAAAAACAGGAAACTATTATCAAGCAGAAGCATTATATTCAAAAAATAGAAGAGATGTTGTAACAACAGTTCTTAGAAATAGAGAAATATTTTTATTAAAAGAACTTATAACAGAGGTTGATAAAGAGGCTTTTGTTGTTGTTTCAGATGTTCATGAAGTATTAGGCAGAGGTTATACTTTCGATATAGATAGTGCTTTAAAAAATAGAAAGGAAAAATAA
- the hprK gene encoding HPr(Ser) kinase/phosphatase yields the protein MERIRARIFPKVNDLANVLGLIPLLDVNMEKEIKTQSVYRVGYELSGFFSEGEELQSNINVLGRKEIGYLERVEKQKRKEILEKYLSYPFPALIVTVENNIVDEIVEIAKRYKKPVLKSNNKTIEFIRNAKFYLQKVLAEEIIIDNCILLDIYGVGILLKGYEDARLGATVELLERGHKFITDTRLKVQNIANRFILGSNTADKENGDSHFYLFGKDGNDIDVTTHFGIKSTRKRKKITLLIELEKWDERKFYDRLGLDEVYEEFLGFKIPKVTLPVRKGRNLAIIIETAAINYRLKKTGVNSAEYFWKESKKLIEENRENKKRGLVVNDKTSMPVRYIKSRFNLNVLNGEEFLDNKYITTTGVYRPSLALTGYFDMYGEDGYKGLQLFTETEFKYLDSIPTIDKEKNLERYLDEDFPAIIISGVKNIPDYFLNKIIEKKIILLETKLDRPSHVVATFSAYLENYFAPSTSVHGVFVELYGFGVLLTGKSGIGKSETALELIHRGHRLIADDSVRFEKGVIGDITGRASKLPYFMEIRGLGIIDVKALYGVGAVRISKRLDMIIELQELKSEDYLTAMDYQESTEVLLGNEIPKIKLYISSGRNAAAMVEIAVMNLMAKRMGYNSEEVYLKELKNKNYND from the coding sequence ATGGAAAGAATTAGAGCAAGAATATTTCCAAAAGTTAATGATTTAGCAAATGTTTTGGGGTTGATTCCACTATTAGATGTAAATATGGAAAAAGAAATAAAAACTCAAAGTGTCTATAGAGTTGGTTATGAATTAAGTGGTTTTTTTTCAGAAGGAGAAGAGCTACAAAGTAATATAAATGTTTTAGGTAGAAAAGAGATTGGGTATTTAGAAAGAGTGGAAAAACAAAAAAGAAAAGAGATTCTTGAAAAATATTTAAGTTATCCTTTTCCGGCATTAATCGTAACTGTAGAAAATAATATAGTGGATGAAATAGTAGAAATAGCTAAGAGATATAAAAAACCTGTATTAAAATCAAATAATAAAACTATAGAGTTTATAAGGAATGCTAAATTTTATTTACAAAAAGTATTAGCTGAAGAGATTATAATTGATAATTGTATACTACTTGATATATATGGTGTTGGAATACTTTTAAAAGGATATGAAGATGCTAGACTTGGTGCAACAGTTGAACTTTTAGAAAGAGGACATAAATTTATAACAGATACTAGATTAAAAGTTCAAAATATAGCTAATAGATTTATATTAGGATCTAATACAGCAGATAAAGAAAATGGTGATAGTCACTTCTATCTTTTTGGAAAAGATGGTAATGATATAGATGTTACGACACATTTTGGAATAAAAAGCACAAGAAAAAGAAAAAAAATTACTTTATTAATTGAACTTGAAAAGTGGGATGAGAGAAAATTTTATGATAGGCTAGGATTAGATGAAGTATATGAAGAATTCTTAGGATTTAAAATACCGAAAGTAACATTACCTGTAAGAAAAGGGAGAAATTTAGCTATTATAATTGAAACAGCAGCAATAAATTATCGATTGAAAAAAACAGGAGTAAATTCAGCAGAGTATTTTTGGAAAGAATCTAAAAAGTTAATTGAAGAAAACAGAGAAAATAAAAAGAGAGGTTTAGTTGTGAATGATAAAACAAGTATGCCAGTTAGATATATAAAATCTAGATTTAATTTAAATGTTTTAAATGGAGAAGAGTTTTTAGATAATAAGTACATAACAACAACAGGAGTTTACAGACCATCTTTAGCTCTTACTGGTTATTTCGATATGTATGGTGAGGACGGATATAAAGGATTGCAATTATTTACAGAAACTGAATTTAAATATTTAGATAGTATACCAACAATAGATAAAGAAAAAAATTTAGAAAGATATTTAGATGAAGATTTTCCAGCTATTATAATTTCTGGAGTAAAAAATATTCCCGATTATTTTTTAAATAAAATTATTGAAAAGAAAATTATATTATTAGAAACAAAATTAGATAGACCAAGTCATGTTGTGGCTACATTTAGTGCTTATTTAGAAAATTACTTTGCACCTTCAACATCAGTTCATGGAGTTTTTGTAGAGTTATATGGTTTTGGTGTTTTGTTAACTGGAAAAAGTGGAATTGGAAAAAGTGAAACTGCTTTAGAACTTATTCATAGAGGGCATAGGTTAATAGCAGATGATTCAGTTAGATTTGAAAAAGGTGTGATAGGTGATATAACAGGAAGAGCATCAAAGTTACCATATTTTATGGAGATACGTGGATTAGGAATTATAGATGTTAAAGCATTATACGGTGTTGGGGCAGTAAGAATTAGCAAAAGACTTGATATGATAATTGAGCTTCAAGAATTAAAAAGTGAAGATTATTTAACAGCTATGGATTATCAAGAGTCAACAGAGGTCTTATTAGGAAATGAAATTCCTAAAATAAAACTTTATATCTCTTCTGGAAGAAATGCAGCTGCAATGGTGGAGATAGCTGTAATGAATCTTATGGCTAAGAGAATGGGGTATAACTCAGAAGAAGTTTACTTGAAAGAATTAAAAAATAAAAATTATAATGATTAA
- a CDS encoding bifunctional folylpolyglutamate synthase/dihydrofolate synthase — translation MDIEKLLNELYSYSLHGIKLGLKNIEDICEAMGNPQKDYKTIHVAGTNGKGSTSTTIEQVLIEDGKKVGKYTSPHILKFNERISINGIEISDKDIAYYYAYVKSIVENLKLTPTFFEVTTAMMFKYFSDKKVEYAVIEVGMGGRFDATNVIEGDICVITNVSLDHTDFLGKNIYEIACEKAGIIKKNSKVIVGSSDLEFLKGIEEKTKIYVNVIEKYKNFKYFLDFTKYKTVIEINNTLYNFSLFGDYQYKNFLCAYEVLSELGIKPDVIQKGIENVKWQCRFEIISTDKNVIVLDGAHNEDGMKTLCDTLKKGFKKNEIVAIVSILKDKDSKKILEILEENVSKIIFTSLSENPRGQSALELFEKSNKQNKDYRENIVEAFNLSKVENKKIILLCGSFYLLSKFKEEVLK, via the coding sequence ATGGATATTGAAAAACTATTGAACGAGTTATATTCCTATTCACTGCATGGAATAAAACTAGGTTTGAAAAATATTGAAGATATTTGCGAAGCTATGGGAAATCCTCAAAAAGATTATAAGACTATTCATGTAGCAGGAACAAATGGAAAAGGCTCAACATCGACAACAATAGAGCAGGTATTAATAGAAGATGGAAAAAAAGTTGGGAAATATACATCCCCCCATATTTTAAAATTTAATGAAAGAATATCAATTAATGGTATTGAAATAAGCGATAAAGATATAGCATATTATTATGCCTATGTAAAATCAATAGTTGAAAATTTAAAATTAACTCCAACATTTTTTGAAGTTACCACAGCGATGATGTTTAAATATTTTTCTGATAAAAAAGTAGAGTATGCAGTAATAGAAGTTGGTATGGGTGGACGATTTGATGCAACTAATGTTATTGAGGGAGATATTTGTGTAATTACAAATGTTAGTCTAGATCATACTGATTTTTTAGGAAAAAATATATATGAAATAGCTTGTGAAAAAGCTGGAATAATAAAGAAAAACTCTAAAGTTATTGTAGGAAGTTCTGATTTAGAATTTCTAAAAGGAATCGAAGAAAAAACTAAAATATATGTAAATGTAATTGAGAAATATAAAAACTTTAAATATTTTTTAGATTTTACAAAATATAAAACGGTTATTGAAATAAATAATACATTGTATAATTTTTCATTATTTGGAGATTATCAATATAAAAACTTTTTATGTGCTTATGAAGTCTTAAGTGAGTTAGGAATAAAGCCAGATGTAATACAAAAAGGTATAGAAAATGTAAAATGGCAGTGTAGATTTGAAATAATATCTACTGATAAAAATGTTATTGTACTAGATGGAGCTCATAATGAAGATGGTATGAAAACACTTTGTGATACTTTAAAAAAAGGATTTAAAAAAAATGAGATTGTGGCAATAGTTTCAATATTAAAGGATAAAGATTCTAAAAAAATATTAGAAATTTTAGAAGAAAATGTAAGTAAAATTATATTTACATCATTATCTGAAAATCCTCGAGGCCAAAGTGCTCTAGAGTTATTTGAAAAATCTAATAAACAAAATAAGGATTATAGAGAGAATATCGTTGAAGCATTTAATTTATCTAAAGTAGAAAATAAAAAAATCATTTTACTTTGTGGGTCATTTTATTTATTGAGTAAATTTAAAGAGGAAGTATTGAAATAA
- a CDS encoding 5'-methylthioadenosine/adenosylhomocysteine nucleosidase, which yields MLLGIIGAMNEEVIQLKEAMVLNETRELGGYKFYRGTLLGKEIVLVECGIGKVNAAICSTLLIQEFKVDKVLFTGVAGGLNPDINIGDIVVSTDLIEHDFNCTAFGYDYGVIPRMENSKFKADKELIELAKKVAEKNFGKERVFTGTIVSGDEFVASNDKIKWLRDTFVGECTEMEGASVAHVCYVLNKPFVIIRSISDKANHDANMNFDEFVKLAAQNSKIIIEGMLELI from the coding sequence ATGTTATTAGGGATAATTGGTGCAATGAATGAAGAGGTAATTCAATTAAAAGAAGCTATGGTTTTAAATGAAACTAGGGAGCTAGGAGGATATAAGTTTTATAGAGGAACTTTATTAGGAAAAGAGATTGTATTGGTTGAGTGTGGAATAGGAAAAGTAAATGCAGCAATATGTTCAACACTATTAATACAGGAGTTTAAAGTTGATAAAGTTTTATTTACTGGTGTAGCTGGAGGCTTGAATCCAGATATAAATATTGGAGATATAGTTGTATCAACAGATTTAATAGAGCATGATTTTAACTGTACAGCATTTGGATATGATTATGGAGTAATACCTAGAATGGAGAACTCTAAATTTAAAGCTGATAAAGAGTTAATAGAATTAGCTAAAAAAGTTGCTGAAAAGAATTTTGGAAAAGAAAGAGTATTTACAGGAACAATTGTAAGTGGAGATGAATTTGTAGCATCAAACGATAAAATAAAATGGTTAAGAGATACATTTGTAGGTGAGTGTACAGAGATGGAAGGAGCTTCAGTAGCTCATGTATGTTATGTTTTAAACAAACCTTTTGTAATAATAAGATCAATATCAGATAAAGCTAATCACGATGCAAATATGAATTTTGATGAATTTGTGAAATTAGCAGCACAAAATTCAAAAATAATAATAGAAGGAATGTTAGAACTAATATAA
- a CDS encoding lysophospholipid acyltransferase family protein — protein MYKIQYLIFKIFRYILLLFPEKTRFKFAERLGILGYYLIKKRRLIALANLKLAFPDKTYKERKKIAKESYKIMAKAFISTLWFEDYLKTNVELEDFNRVSSVKEDGNGIVVALIHMGNMEATLKAGEKYKSVTVAKAQRNPYIDNFITEARRKLNVILLKKSKQTSRELLEQIEEKNIIALFSDHRDKGATVNFFGEETVSPTGAINIALKHNLPIVIGYNVMHENNTCTTYFTKELELVRTNSFKNDVKVNTQLMMNIIENIIKNHPNQWMWFHDRWKLYKKIKNENIKG, from the coding sequence ATGTATAAAATTCAGTATTTAATATTTAAAATTTTTCGTTATATTTTACTTCTATTTCCAGAAAAAACAAGGTTTAAATTTGCTGAGAGGTTAGGAATTCTAGGTTATTATCTTATAAAAAAGAGAAGATTAATAGCTTTGGCAAATTTAAAGCTGGCTTTTCCAGATAAGACATATAAAGAAAGAAAAAAAATAGCAAAAGAATCGTATAAAATAATGGCAAAAGCCTTTATTTCAACATTATGGTTTGAGGATTATTTAAAAACAAATGTAGAGTTAGAGGATTTTAATCGAGTATCTTCTGTAAAAGAAGACGGGAATGGAATTGTTGTTGCTCTTATACATATGGGAAATATGGAAGCTACCTTAAAAGCTGGTGAGAAATATAAAAGTGTAACTGTAGCGAAAGCTCAAAGAAATCCATATATAGATAATTTTATAACAGAAGCAAGAAGAAAATTAAATGTAATATTACTAAAAAAATCTAAGCAAACATCTAGAGAATTATTGGAACAGATAGAAGAGAAAAATATAATAGCATTATTTTCAGATCACAGAGATAAAGGAGCAACAGTAAATTTTTTTGGAGAAGAGACAGTTTCACCAACAGGGGCTATAAATATAGCATTAAAACATAATTTACCAATAGTTATAGGTTATAATGTAATGCATGAGAATAACACTTGCACAACATATTTTACAAAAGAGTTAGAGTTAGTTAGAACAAACTCATTTAAAAATGATGTTAAAGTTAATACTCAACTTATGATGAATATAATAGAAAATATAATAAAAAATCATCCAAATCAATGGATGTGGTTTCATGATAGATGGAAACTTTATAAAAAAATAAAAAATGAGAATATAAAAGGCTAG
- a CDS encoding L,D-transpeptidase family protein, with translation MKKSKLISLGIMILGLTFLSKPLHAVTKTLKEKYENVIPMSVHVNIMNNEAEPEYLNYVFIKSVDAPIRQDSSIYSKEIVRFPFNTKLKVLEKVESSGNEWYKVELKDKNGNRVQGYISAMLVTLRRFKFEEMNNRLHKLSQFLQSESAKGKELVSINTYVPNPSNQNMSRVKDKYGVSADQNARASYNGETIFIPDRSLMSIESTSGNDVYVNALSIAEKPLKVSKNVITRYPAVNANFRKAIVIDLENENQGIFQKNSEGQWELISYTLNKTGMESTLGFDTPKGYFIVPALKYEMGYRDEYNNAAGMAKYAIRFSGGGYIHGTPINFEENINRDFFLREKDGTLGTVEGTRKCIRNMESHIKFLFDWVTNGKVNRKSNEQRPDENVMVIVF, from the coding sequence ATGAAAAAAAGCAAATTAATCTCTTTAGGGATTATGATTTTAGGACTTACTTTTTTATCAAAACCACTTCATGCTGTTACTAAAACGTTAAAAGAGAAGTACGAAAATGTAATACCAATGAGTGTTCACGTAAATATAATGAATAATGAGGCTGAGCCAGAATATTTAAACTATGTTTTTATAAAAAGTGTAGATGCACCAATTAGACAAGATTCATCAATATATTCTAAAGAGATTGTAAGATTTCCATTTAATACAAAATTAAAAGTTTTAGAAAAAGTTGAATCGAGTGGAAATGAGTGGTATAAAGTAGAGTTAAAAGATAAAAATGGAAATAGAGTTCAGGGATATATTTCAGCAATGTTAGTTACATTAAGAAGATTTAAATTCGAAGAGATGAACAATAGATTACATAAGTTATCACAATTTTTACAATCAGAATCAGCAAAAGGAAAAGAACTGGTATCAATAAATACGTATGTTCCAAATCCTAGTAATCAAAATATGAGTAGAGTTAAGGATAAATATGGAGTTTCAGCAGATCAAAATGCTAGAGCAAGTTATAATGGAGAAACAATATTTATACCTGATAGATCATTGATGTCAATAGAATCTACAAGTGGAAATGATGTATATGTAAATGCACTTTCAATAGCTGAAAAGCCATTAAAAGTAAGTAAAAATGTTATAACAAGATATCCAGCAGTAAATGCAAACTTTAGAAAAGCTATTGTAATTGACTTAGAAAATGAAAATCAAGGTATTTTTCAAAAAAATTCTGAAGGTCAGTGGGAGTTAATCTCTTATACATTAAACAAAACAGGTATGGAAAGTACTTTAGGATTTGATACTCCTAAAGGATACTTTATAGTTCCTGCCTTGAAATATGAGATGGGTTATAGAGATGAATATAATAATGCAGCTGGAATGGCAAAATATGCAATACGTTTTTCAGGTGGAGGATATATTCATGGAACACCAATTAATTTTGAAGAAAATATAAATAGAGACTTTTTCTTAAGAGAAAAAGATGGAACATTAGGAACCGTTGAGGGAACTAGAAAATGTATTAGAAATATGGAATCACACATTAAATTTCTTTTTGATTGGGTAACAAATGGAAAAGTTAATAGAAAATCTAATGAACAAAGACCGGATGAGAATGTAATGGTTATAGTATTTTAA